From Bosea sp. NBC_00550, the proteins below share one genomic window:
- a CDS encoding amino acid ABC transporter permease, translating to MASSTSSPVRLLYDVRVRAILYQVVAVALVVGVGFYLFGTVSRKLADQNIATGFDYLSRPAGFVISQSFIRYESSDTYARALLVGLLNTVWVSIFAVMLSSVLGLIVGIARLSRNPLLSFLALIYVEALRNVPLLLYLFLWYALIVAVFPPVREAWQILPDVFLSNGGLIVPSLQWSSAHSGVLASAVLGIVLAFVVASALRRRRVASGQARPAWPFVMLALLGPPLLAILLLQPDLVVNWPERGRFRITGGVQVTPEFTALLVGLGLSASAGVAEIVRAGILSVGRGQWEAARAVGLHDRQTMRLVVLPQALRVIVPPLTSSYLSTFKNSSLAIAIGYPDLVMVSNTTMNQTGQAIEGIAIFMLVYLGMSITISLFMNWYNARVALVER from the coding sequence ATGGCCTCATCAACCTCCAGCCCGGTGCGGCTGCTCTACGATGTGCGCGTGCGCGCCATCCTCTATCAGGTCGTGGCGGTCGCCCTCGTCGTCGGCGTCGGCTTCTATCTGTTCGGCACCGTCTCGCGGAAGCTCGCGGACCAGAACATCGCGACCGGCTTCGACTATCTGTCGCGGCCGGCCGGCTTCGTCATCAGCCAATCCTTCATCCGCTACGAATCCAGCGACACCTATGCCCGCGCCCTGCTCGTCGGGCTGCTCAACACCGTCTGGGTCTCGATCTTCGCCGTGATGCTGTCGAGCGTGCTCGGCCTGATCGTCGGCATCGCGCGATTGTCGCGCAATCCGCTGCTGTCCTTCCTCGCCCTGATCTATGTCGAGGCCCTGCGCAACGTTCCGCTGCTGCTCTATCTCTTCCTCTGGTACGCGCTCATCGTCGCGGTCTTCCCGCCGGTGCGGGAAGCCTGGCAGATCCTGCCCGACGTCTTTCTCAGCAATGGCGGCCTGATCGTTCCCTCTCTGCAATGGTCGTCCGCGCATAGCGGCGTGCTGGCATCGGCGGTCCTCGGCATCGTGCTGGCCTTCGTCGTCGCCTCCGCCTTGCGGCGACGGCGGGTCGCCTCCGGTCAAGCCCGCCCGGCCTGGCCCTTCGTCATGCTCGCGCTGCTCGGGCCGCCGCTCCTCGCCATCCTGCTGCTGCAACCCGATCTCGTGGTGAACTGGCCGGAGAGGGGCCGCTTCCGCATCACCGGCGGCGTGCAGGTCACGCCGGAATTCACGGCGCTTCTGGTCGGGCTAGGACTGTCCGCCTCGGCCGGCGTCGCCGAGATCGTCCGGGCCGGCATCCTCTCGGTCGGGCGCGGACAATGGGAAGCCGCGCGCGCCGTCGGATTGCACGATCGCCAGACGATGCGCCTCGTCGTGCTGCCGCAGGCGTTGCGCGTGATCGTGCCGCCGCTGACTAGCTCCTATCTCTCGACCTTCAAGAACTCATCGCTCGCCATCGCGATCGGCTACCCCGATCTGGTGATGGTCTCGAACACCACCATGAACCAGACCGGGCAGGCCATCGAGGGCATCGCCATCTTCATGCTGGTCTATCTCGGCATGTCGATCACGATCTCGCTCTTCATGAACTGGTACAACGCCCGCGTCGCGTTGGTGGAGCGCTGA